ATACCTCGATGTACGACGATTGGAAAGCCAAACGCCCGACGGAGATCGACTACCTGAATGGCTACATCGTGCGGGTGGGGCGTGAATTGGGCATTCCCACGCCGGTGAATGAAGCGTTGACGGCGATGGTCAAGACCATTACCGAAAAGGAACTGTCAGGGCCGGGCATTGTGCGCATCGAGGGCGCCGTCGTTCAGCCGGTCTCCTTGACCAGAACAGCGCTGGGGCAATTGCCGCGCGAGCAACGGGTGGACGATATCAGCGAACTGATGCCGTCCATGCGAGGTCGTGCCATCCGCGTGAAGGGCCTATTGGAAATTCCGGCGCTCGCGGTTGACGCCGACCATGTGACCTTTCACTCCCTCGATGGCAAGTATGCCGCGACCCTTACGTTACAACAGGCGCAGGACTTCGGGCTGTTGCTGTATGAGCTTGATGGGCAGCCTCTTCCGGACGGCAAGGGCGGGCCCTACCGCTTGGTCACGCCGGGCCTGGGCGACCTTTGCGCGAACGTGAAGGCGGTGGGACGCATCGAAGTACGAGCTGGATCGGGGAAGGATACCCGGCCATCCGTCCGACCGCCGGAATGCTCGGTCGACGGGAAAAGCTGAATGTCTCAGGTAGGAGAGGAATGGAGCATCTGGATGCTTCTCCAACGCTCCGACCGATACCGCCAGAGCATCAACGCCATTCGTAAGGTCCAGTCGGCGATCATCGCCAGCCACACGTACAACACGCCCAGGTTCAACCAATAGCCGACCACTACAGCAATGGGGATACGCACGCCCCACATCCCGATCATGGTGGCAACCATGATGAACCGGGTATCACCCGCACCGCGCAGGGAGCCGGCCACCACCATGGTGAGCGCGAGCGGAATCTGCAGCAGGGCCACGATCTTCAAAAAGAGGGTGCCCAGGTCGATGACGGCTTCGTCACTGGTGAAGGCGCGGAGCAGGGCATAGGGAAAAAAGAAGAAGATCACTCCCATCACCGACATCATATACGCCGCCAATCGATTCGCTTCCCAGTTCTCCAGTTTCGCCCGGGTGTATTTTCCGGCTCCAATGCTCTGTCCCACCATGGTGGCAGCGGCGATCGCAAAGCCGTGGCCTGGAAGAAATGACAGCGACTCAATCGATAATCCGACCTGGTGGGCCGCATAGGCGACGGTGCCGTACATCAACACGATTTTCGTGTACAGCAAGATGCCGGCCTGCTGGACGATGCGCTCACCTGAGACCGGCGCTCCTACGCGCCAAATGGTCCGAATCAAATCGTATCGAAGCCGGTGGAACGGATGGAGTATCGTCCGGCAACGGGCCAGCAGGTACACACATCCGGTCGCTTCCGCGATGCCGACCGCAATGGCCGCGCCGTTGACGCCCAGTTCCGGCAATCCCCATCGCCCATAAATGAGGGGAAAGGCGATGACGATATGGAGTAGGTTCACGACGATCATGGCATACATCGGCGTTTTGGTGTCGCCCGTGCCTTGCAAGATCGAAGAGAGAACCTGCAGCAGGATCGTGAATGGAATGAGCAGGAAGATCAGGTTTGAATAGGGGAGCGCGAGGCGGATCACGTCTGCTTGTGCCCCGAGCAATTCCATCGCGAGCCGATTCACCAGAAGTCCGAACGTCAGGAGGCCGAGGGAAATCAGGATGGACAGCCCGAGGAAATGGCGCGCGGCCTGGCCCGCATCGTCGTACCGGCGGGCCCCCCACAATTGAGCCATCACGACATTGGATCCGACCGAAAGGCCGGACACCAGCGTCGTGGCGATAAAGGCCAGCAGCTGGCCAAGGCCGACGGCGGCAATCGGGACAGCCCCCAATCCTCCAACCAAAAAGACGGCGACGATGCCTTCAGCCCGTTGCAACAGGCTGCTGACGGTGACGGGGAGTGCGAGTGTCAGAACCGAGCGCCTGATCTGTGCGATGCCCTGTGCCATGCGGCGTCATCCTAACAGAACCGCGTTCACTTCGTGGAGTCTCTCGCCGGCTGGGCGGGGCTGGACAATTCACGTCACGCTTCGGTAGCCTGCAGGAGCCTATGTTGATCTTACCTGAGCCTGCCGCGCGCTCCTCCTATCGACTATCCAAATCGCGCTATCTATCGGGATTGCAGTGCCACAAGCG
This window of the Nitrospira sp. genome carries:
- a CDS encoding MATE family efflux transporter, which translates into the protein MAQGIAQIRRSVLTLALPVTVSSLLQRAEGIVAVFLVGGLGAVPIAAVGLGQLLAFIATTLVSGLSVGSNVVMAQLWGARRYDDAGQAARHFLGLSILISLGLLTFGLLVNRLAMELLGAQADVIRLALPYSNLIFLLIPFTILLQVLSSILQGTGDTKTPMYAMIVVNLLHIVIAFPLIYGRWGLPELGVNGAAIAVGIAEATGCVYLLARCRTILHPFHRLRYDLIRTIWRVGAPVSGERIVQQAGILLYTKIVLMYGTVAYAAHQVGLSIESLSFLPGHGFAIAAATMVGQSIGAGKYTRAKLENWEANRLAAYMMSVMGVIFFFFPYALLRAFTSDEAVIDLGTLFLKIVALLQIPLALTMVVAGSLRGAGDTRFIMVATMIGMWGVRIPIAVVVGYWLNLGVLYVWLAMIADWTLRMALMLWRYRSERWRSIQMLHSSPT
- a CDS encoding 2-dehydropantoate 2-reductase, whose product is CVVGGVAFIYSKIVEPGVIEHYKRGGVAIGELMGHKSERLSQIADMFKQAGISCQLSEDIRKSKWEKMCWNCVFNPLTVVIDDKVSKALDHPEMAGVIRQIVGEVAAVSAAVKVPLALDMAEKVVKWTQELRDIHTSMYDDWKAKRPTEIDYLNGYIVRVGRELGIPTPVNEALTAMVKTITEKELSGPGIVRIEGAVVQPVSLTRTALGQLPREQRVDDISELMPSMRGRAIRVKGLLEIPALAVDADHVTFHSLDGKYAATLTLQQAQDFGLLLYELDGQPLPDGKGGPYRLVTPGLGDLCANVKAVGRIEVRAGSGKDTRPSVRPPECSVDGKS